From Caminibacter mediatlanticus TB-2, the proteins below share one genomic window:
- a CDS encoding cysteine-rich Sel1 repeat protein: protein MKKLLILLSSVFLFANSHMTTNDKALQEALNGNYKKAFSMFEKRCKKNEGYACGMVGYFYDKGFGIEKNHQKAITYYKKGCNLNDADSCTLLGYEFYKNGNLKKAKELLNKACKLGNKDACNYLKKIQ from the coding sequence ATGAAAAAACTATTAATTTTATTAAGTAGTGTATTTTTATTTGCAAACTCTCATATGACAACTAATGATAAAGCCTTACAAGAAGCATTAAATGGAAATTATAAAAAAGCATTTTCAATGTTTGAAAAAAGATGCAAAAAAAATGAAGGTTATGCATGCGGAATGGTCGGTTATTTTTATGACAAAGGATTTGGAATAGAAAAAAATCATCAAAAAGCTATTACATATTATAAAAAAGGATGTAATTTAAACGATGCAGATAGTTGCACCCTACTTGGATATGAATTTTATAAAAATGGAAATCTAAAAAAAGCAAAAGAGTTATTAAATAAAGCGTGTAAACTTGGAAACAAAGACGCATGTAATTATTTAAAAAAAATACAATGA
- a CDS encoding alpha/beta fold hydrolase codes for MAIREVIVEDKKFNISYEILNQDKTKNVIFLHGWGSNKEIMKSAFNNNFKEFRHIYIDMPGFGKSSNSYVLTTKDYANIIDKFLMGLNLKKDVIIGHSFGGKVATLLNPELLVLLASAGIVLEKPIDVKIKIKIFKLLKKLGLSKFRNFFVSSDVKGMSEEMYEIFKNVVDEDFSEVFKNYNGEVLIFGGDKDTAVPRKAIEKQAKLFNRNFIMLSGNHYFFLNKKENTKKIEEEIKRRLK; via the coding sequence ATGGCTATAAGAGAAGTTATAGTAGAAGATAAAAAATTTAATATAAGTTATGAAATATTAAATCAAGATAAAACAAAAAATGTTATTTTTCTTCATGGATGGGGAAGTAATAAAGAAATTATGAAAAGTGCATTTAATAATAACTTTAAAGAATTTAGACATATTTATATTGATATGCCAGGATTTGGTAAAAGTAGTAACTCTTATGTTTTAACCACAAAAGATTATGCAAATATAATTGATAAGTTTTTAATGGGTTTAAATTTAAAAAAAGATGTTATTATAGGTCATAGTTTTGGAGGAAAAGTAGCTACTCTTTTAAATCCTGAGTTACTTGTTTTACTTGCAAGTGCTGGAATTGTTTTAGAAAAACCAATTGATGTAAAGATTAAGATAAAAATATTTAAATTATTAAAAAAATTAGGACTTTCTAAATTTAGAAACTTTTTTGTAAGCAGCGATGTTAAAGGGATGAGTGAAGAGATGTATGAAATATTTAAAAATGTAGTAGATGAAGATTTTAGTGAAGTTTTTAAAAACTATAATGGAGAAGTTTTGATTTTTGGAGGTGATAAAGATACAGCAGTCCCAAGAAAAGCAATAGAAAAACAAGCAAAATTATTTAATAGAAATTTTATTATGTTAAGTGGTAACCATTATTTCTTTTTAAATAAAAAAGAAAATACCAAAAAAATTGAGGAAGAAATAAAAAGGAGGCTAAAATGA
- a CDS encoding MTH1187 family thiamine-binding protein, whose product MSVLVEFAMFPTDKGESVSEYVSRIIKMFKESNINYQLTPMGTIFEVDTIEEATNIINNAYKQLERDCNRVYTTIKMDIRKNKNNRMKQKIKSIESKIGKVNG is encoded by the coding sequence ATGAGTGTATTAGTAGAATTTGCTATGTTTCCAACAGATAAAGGAGAGAGTGTAAGTGAATATGTAAGTAGAATTATAAAAATGTTTAAAGAAAGTAATATAAATTATCAACTAACACCAATGGGTACAATTTTTGAGGTTGATACAATAGAAGAAGCTACAAATATTATTAATAATGCATATAAACAATTAGAGAGAGACTGCAATAGAGTTTACACTACAATTAAGATGGATATTAGAAAAAATAAAAATAATAGAATGAAACAAAAAATTAAATCAATTGAATCTAAAATAGGAAAAGTTAATGGATAG
- a CDS encoding 3'-5' exonuclease — translation MISFLKKFQKKKLKDKNFSFLYEEYTGDEVVVIDTETTGLDTKKDEIISIGAVIVKNNKILLSKKFHIYVKTTKKISNDSIKIHKITPTTLKNAVETKEAIYEFLNFIQNRPIVGYYLEFDIAMINKLTKKYLGIKLPNRQIEVSSLYYDKKIGIIPQKNVDLRFDSIMKDLNLPIFKKHNALNDAIMTALIYIKLNFKNLKLK, via the coding sequence ATGATAAGTTTTTTAAAAAAGTTCCAAAAGAAAAAATTAAAAGATAAAAATTTTTCATTTTTATATGAAGAATACACAGGTGATGAAGTTGTCGTAATTGACACAGAAACTACTGGATTAGATACAAAAAAAGATGAAATTATTTCAATTGGGGCTGTTATAGTAAAAAATAATAAAATTTTATTAAGCAAAAAATTTCATATTTATGTAAAAACTACAAAAAAAATATCAAATGATAGTATAAAAATTCATAAAATAACTCCAACTACTTTAAAAAATGCAGTAGAGACAAAAGAAGCAATTTATGAATTTTTAAATTTTATACAAAATAGACCAATTGTTGGATATTATTTAGAATTTGATATAGCTATGATTAATAAATTAACTAAAAAATATTTAGGAATAAAACTTCCAAATAGGCAAATCGAAGTTTCCTCACTATATTATGACAAAAAGATTGGTATTATTCCACAAAAAAATGTGGATTTAAGGTTTGATTCTATAATGAAAGATTTAAATTTACCAATATTTAAAAAACATAATGCGTTAAACGATGCAATAATGACTGCTCTTATTTATATTAAGCTTAATTTTAAAAATTTAAAACTTAAATAA
- a CDS encoding F0F1 ATP synthase subunit C: protein MKKIVALMAIFAAFAFAADGKTMIQAYSVIAAVVGLGLAALGGAIGMGHTAAATIAGTARNPGMGGKLMGTMFIALAMIEAQVIYALVLALIALYANPFLG from the coding sequence ATGAAAAAAATCGTAGCATTAATGGCAATTTTTGCAGCATTTGCATTTGCAGCAGATGGTAAAACAATGATTCAAGCTTACAGCGTAATCGCAGCAGTTGTAGGTCTTGGTTTAGCAGCACTTGGTGGTGCAATCGGTATGGGACACACAGCAGCAGCTACAATCGCAGGTACTGCAAGAAACCCAGGAATGGGTGGTAAATTAATGGGTACAATGTTCATTGCATTAGCAATGATCGAAGCGCAAGTTATCTACGCATTAGTTTTAGCTCTAATCGCACTTTACGCTAACCCATTCTTAGGATAA
- a CDS encoding HD domain-containing protein: protein MNAKLIKLLFTTASIERWNDLPRPFKFIELDKQAHKMIIAYVLSHYEKDVDFLELIKLSIAGVLYRAVLTDLKSPVYNYLRKRKGKELDDFVINKLKNILDKEMLEYIKKYNNTNSKERKILAAASLIANRWEFDFIYNFAKNSFGIEEIKKSLDYEIEDYYDLEGVKILALRKKTYDFISLCGNLRFQKRWANTPRVPETSVLGHMLFVAIISFLLTRLYGGNEYKIYYNFFTGLFHDLPEALTRDIIAPIKQGVAGLDEILKEYEKMLIEEKILPLAPKNIQNELKIFITEEFSNKIIIGDSYKKVDVAEDLLGQKGIDGSLVKVADHFAAFVEAIMSIKHGIKSPELKEAIKMLEKKYKNKKIYSIDLSKFFKKDFFND from the coding sequence ATGAATGCAAAGCTTATAAAACTTCTTTTTACAACTGCATCAATTGAGAGATGGAATGATTTGCCAAGACCTTTTAAATTTATTGAACTTGATAAACAAGCTCATAAAATGATTATTGCTTATGTTTTATCACATTATGAAAAAGATGTTGATTTTTTAGAACTCATAAAATTATCAATTGCTGGGGTTTTATATAGAGCCGTTTTGACTGATTTAAAATCTCCTGTTTATAATTATCTAAGAAAAAGAAAAGGAAAAGAATTAGATGATTTTGTCATAAACAAATTAAAAAATATTTTAGACAAAGAGATGTTAGAATATATCAAAAAATATAACAACACTAATTCAAAAGAGAGAAAAATATTAGCTGCTGCAAGTTTGATAGCTAATAGATGGGAGTTTGATTTTATTTATAATTTTGCAAAAAATAGTTTTGGGATTGAAGAGATAAAAAAATCATTAGATTATGAAATAGAGGATTATTATGATTTAGAAGGAGTAAAAATCTTAGCCCTTAGAAAAAAAACATACGATTTTATTTCATTATGTGGAAATTTAAGATTTCAAAAAAGATGGGCTAATACACCAAGAGTACCAGAAACATCAGTACTTGGACATATGCTTTTTGTAGCAATAATTTCATTTTTATTAACAAGATTATATGGCGGAAATGAATATAAAATTTATTACAACTTTTTTACTGGACTATTTCATGATTTGCCAGAAGCATTAACAAGAGATATTATAGCTCCTATAAAGCAAGGAGTTGCTGGACTTGATGAAATTTTAAAAGAGTATGAAAAAATGTTAATCGAAGAGAAGATTTTACCACTTGCTCCAAAAAATATTCAAAATGAGCTTAAAATTTTTATTACAGAAGAATTTAGTAATAAGATTATAATAGGTGATAGCTACAAAAAAGTTGATGTTGCTGAGGATTTACTTGGACAAAAGGGAATTGATGGAAGTTTAGTTAAGGTTGCAGACCATTTTGCTGCTTTTGTAGAAGCTATTATGAGTATTAAACATGGTATAAAATCACCTGAACTTAAAGAAGCAATTAAAATGCTTGAAAAAAAATATAAAAATAAAAAAATTTATAGTATCGATTTAAGTAAATTTTTTAAAAAGGATTTTTTTAATGATTAA
- the argH gene encoding argininosuccinate lyase, with protein MKLWGGRFSKGTAKILDEFNASIPFDKELYIEDIEGSIAHSKMLAKQGIISKDEAKKIQEGLLKIKEEIESGNFKWDISDEDIHMAIEKRLIELIGDTGKKLHTARSRNDQVAVDFRRWVLKRNLEFAKKIKELIEVFVNIAKENKTTILPGMTHLQHAQPISFAYHMLAYASMFKRDYERFIESYKRNNKNPLGCAALAGTPHPIDRFKTTKELGFDEPTINCLDTVSDRDFALEILFNISMLMMHASRISEELILWSTSEFSFITLSDEYSTGSSIMPQKKNPDVPELIRGKTGRAYGNLVTLLTVMKGLPLAYNKDTQEDKEPVFDSVKHALISIEILKETLKTMQINKENMYKACKKGHLTATDLADYLVKKGIPFREAHHITGRAVALAESKGVDLSELTLDELKSIDNRIEEDIDLSLETSMNSRNSYGATSLKKVEEQIEYFEEFLKENNEN; from the coding sequence ATGAAACTATGGGGAGGTAGATTTTCAAAAGGGACTGCAAAAATTTTAGATGAATTTAATGCATCAATTCCATTTGATAAAGAGTTATATATTGAAGACATTGAAGGAAGTATTGCACATTCAAAAATGCTTGCAAAACAAGGAATTATTAGCAAAGATGAGGCAAAAAAAATTCAAGAAGGCTTACTTAAAATAAAAGAAGAAATTGAAAGTGGTAACTTTAAATGGGATATTTCAGATGAAGATATTCATATGGCTATTGAAAAAAGATTGATAGAATTAATTGGAGATACTGGCAAAAAACTTCATACTGCAAGAAGCAGAAACGACCAAGTTGCAGTGGATTTTAGAAGATGGGTATTAAAAAGGAATTTAGAATTTGCAAAAAAGATAAAAGAATTAATTGAGGTTTTTGTAAATATTGCAAAAGAGAATAAAACTACTATCCTTCCAGGAATGACACACCTTCAACATGCTCAACCTATAAGCTTTGCATACCATATGTTAGCTTATGCAAGTATGTTTAAAAGAGATTATGAAAGATTTATTGAAAGCTATAAAAGAAACAATAAAAACCCTCTTGGTTGTGCAGCATTAGCAGGTACTCCTCATCCAATTGATAGATTTAAAACTACAAAAGAATTAGGATTTGACGAACCAACAATTAACTGTTTAGATACAGTAAGTGATAGAGATTTTGCATTAGAAATTTTATTTAATATTTCAATGTTAATGATGCATGCAAGTAGAATTAGCGAAGAGCTTATTTTGTGGTCTACAAGTGAATTTAGTTTTATTACTTTAAGCGATGAATATTCAACTGGAAGTTCAATTATGCCCCAAAAGAAAAATCCAGATGTACCAGAGCTTATTAGAGGAAAAACAGGAAGAGCTTATGGGAATTTAGTAACTCTTCTAACAGTTATGAAGGGGCTTCCACTTGCTTATAACAAAGATACACAAGAAGATAAAGAGCCAGTCTTTGATAGTGTAAAACACGCATTAATTTCTATTGAAATTTTAAAAGAAACTCTAAAAACTATGCAGATTAATAAAGAAAATATGTACAAAGCTTGTAAAAAAGGACATCTAACTGCTACTGATTTAGCAGATTATTTAGTAAAAAAAGGAATTCCTTTTAGAGAGGCCCATCATATAACAGGAAGAGCTGTTGCATTAGCTGAGAGTAAAGGAGTTGATTTAAGTGAATTAACACTTGATGAATTAAAATCAATTGATAATAGAATAGAAGAAGATATTGATCTAAGTTTAGAAACCTCAATGAATAGTAGGAATAGTTATGGTGCAACCTCTTTAAAAAAAGTTGAAGAACAAATTGAGTATTTTGAAGAATTTTTAAAGGAAAATAATGAAAATTAG
- a CDS encoding AAA family ATPase: protein MIERVYLKEYVTFEEVELEFSEVELEFSKGLIVFTGPSGAGKSVLMRGILSIFGFFDINAKLSEAIVDNKLDLEKYGIEEDEVTIFRQIRKNKNRYFINNQAVSKKVVNKVAKEFIDYLSLREVDEFENENIVNLLDKMIREKEYYVKLEDYKSKYKKYKELKNKLEKINKEEKEAIEKIEFLKYEIDKIENISPKVGEFEELMSIKKDLSKIEKIKEKAYEIERIFEYENNVYEFLDMIEEDSEFFSNAMNELRIAIDKAQEKASYLESIDIEEVLNRLSNLQELIRRFGSIENSLEYLEEKKKELNLLENLSFEKENLQKEIKTLKKELINLAEYLHTKREEVAKKFEEKLNFYLKKLYMPDAKVVLEKDNLYNLGITKAKIIVNDIDINTISTGEFNRLRVALLASKLEYEEKEKTLFLDEIDANLSGEESMSVAEVLKYLSKKYQIFAISHQPQLASKANKHFLVTKKDNKSFVKELSKEERIEEIARIIGGKEKSQKAIAYAKEMLNIK from the coding sequence GTGATTGAGAGAGTTTATCTTAAAGAATATGTTACTTTTGAAGAAGTTGAGCTTGAATTTAGTGAAGTAGAACTTGAATTTTCAAAAGGACTTATTGTTTTTACTGGTCCAAGTGGTGCTGGGAAATCTGTTTTGATGAGAGGTATTCTTTCAATTTTTGGTTTTTTCGATATAAATGCAAAACTTAGTGAAGCAATTGTTGATAATAAATTGGATTTAGAAAAATATGGAATTGAGGAAGATGAGGTAACAATATTTAGGCAAATTAGAAAAAATAAAAATAGATATTTTATAAATAATCAAGCTGTCAGTAAGAAAGTAGTAAATAAAGTTGCAAAAGAATTTATTGATTATTTATCTTTACGAGAAGTGGATGAATTTGAAAATGAAAATATTGTAAATTTACTTGATAAAATGATTAGAGAGAAAGAATATTATGTTAAGTTAGAAGATTACAAATCTAAATACAAAAAATATAAAGAACTAAAAAATAAATTAGAAAAAATAAACAAAGAAGAAAAAGAAGCAATAGAAAAAATTGAATTTTTAAAATATGAGATTGATAAAATAGAAAATATTTCTCCAAAAGTAGGAGAATTTGAAGAGCTTATGAGCATAAAAAAAGATTTAAGTAAAATTGAAAAAATAAAAGAAAAAGCATATGAAATAGAGAGAATATTTGAATATGAAAATAATGTTTATGAATTTTTAGATATGATAGAAGAAGATAGTGAATTTTTTTCAAATGCAATGAATGAACTTAGAATTGCAATTGATAAGGCTCAGGAAAAAGCATCTTATTTAGAAAGTATTGATATTGAAGAAGTTTTAAACAGACTCTCAAACCTTCAAGAGCTAATTAGAAGATTTGGAAGTATTGAAAATAGTTTAGAATACTTAGAAGAAAAGAAAAAAGAATTAAATTTGCTTGAAAATTTAAGCTTTGAGAAGGAAAATTTACAAAAAGAAATTAAGACTTTAAAAAAAGAGTTAATAAACTTAGCTGAATATTTACATACAAAAAGAGAAGAAGTAGCTAAAAAATTTGAAGAGAAACTTAATTTTTATCTTAAAAAACTTTATATGCCTGATGCAAAGGTTGTTTTAGAAAAGGATAATTTGTATAATTTAGGAATTACAAAAGCAAAAATTATTGTAAATGATATTGATATAAATACAATTTCAACAGGAGAATTTAATAGATTAAGAGTAGCGCTACTTGCAAGTAAATTAGAATATGAAGAAAAGGAAAAAACACTCTTTTTAGATGAAATAGATGCAAATTTAAGTGGTGAAGAATCTATGAGCGTTGCAGAAGTTTTGAAGTATCTTTCAAAAAAATATCAAATTTTTGCAATTTCTCATCAGCCACAACTTGCAAGTAAAGCTAATAAACATTTTTTAGTTACTAAAAAAGATAATAAATCTTTTGTTAAAGAGTTAAGTAAAGAAGAGAGAATAGAGGAGATTGCAAGAATTATTGGTGGAAAAGAGAAGTCTCAAAAAGCTATTGCATATGCAAAAGAGATGTTAAATATAAAATAA
- a CDS encoding NifB/NifX family molybdenum-iron cluster-binding protein, giving the protein MILAFATTNKKTLCDKVGFCKYIMIYDVNTKKTEYIKNPIYEKAIKHGYKDCREHALGTGEILLRF; this is encoded by the coding sequence ATGATATTAGCATTTGCAACTACAAATAAAAAAACTTTGTGCGATAAAGTTGGATTTTGTAAATATATTATGATTTATGATGTTAATACTAAAAAAACAGAATATATAAAAAATCCTATATATGAAAAAGCTATTAAACATGGTTACAAAGATTGCAGGGAACATGCTTTGGGTACCGGAGAAATATTACTCCGCTTTTAA
- the trpD gene encoding anthranilate phosphoribosyltransferase, translated as MKEMFERLFNNELSEDEAREFLISLYEKGESPEDIKIAAEVMREKSIKLPVSKELQDKLIDIVGTGGDKSNSFNISSTTALLVSSIGSYVAKHGNRSITSKSGSADMLEALGINLNLTPQNQVKMLEEVRFTFIFAINHHPAMKHIMPIRKSIPHRTIFNILGPLTNPAGAKKYLLGVFSTDFVEKIASALMLMDVKSAMVVSSFDGMDEISIADKTKAIYYDGIRLRDMIIDPKTYGFFGSKEDLIGGDAKENAKITRGILSGEIKGPKRDAVLLNSAAALMVDGKVNSIEEGIKLSKEAIDSGKAIKHLEKIIEVSNKLGK; from the coding sequence ATGAAAGAGATGTTTGAGAGACTTTTTAATAATGAATTATCAGAAGATGAAGCAAGGGAATTTTTAATCTCTTTATATGAAAAAGGAGAAAGTCCAGAAGATATAAAAATAGCAGCAGAAGTTATGAGAGAAAAAAGTATAAAACTTCCTGTAAGTAAAGAATTGCAAGATAAATTAATTGATATAGTAGGTACAGGTGGAGATAAATCAAATAGCTTTAATATCTCATCAACTACTGCTCTTTTAGTGTCTTCAATTGGAAGTTATGTTGCAAAACATGGAAATAGAAGTATTACAAGTAAAAGTGGAAGTGCTGATATGCTCGAAGCTCTTGGCATAAATCTTAATTTAACTCCTCAAAATCAAGTAAAAATGCTTGAAGAAGTTAGATTTACATTTATTTTTGCTATTAATCATCATCCAGCTATGAAACATATAATGCCAATTAGAAAATCAATTCCTCATAGGACAATTTTTAATATTTTAGGACCTCTAACAAATCCAGCAGGGGCTAAAAAATATCTTTTAGGAGTTTTTTCAACTGATTTTGTTGAAAAAATTGCAAGTGCATTAATGCTTATGGATGTAAAAAGTGCTATGGTTGTTAGTAGTTTTGATGGAATGGATGAAATAAGTATTGCTGATAAGACAAAAGCAATATATTATGATGGTATAAGATTAAGAGATATGATAATTGACCCTAAAACATATGGATTTTTTGGAAGTAAAGAGGATTTAATTGGTGGTGATGCAAAAGAGAATGCAAAAATTACAAGAGGAATTTTAAGTGGAGAGATAAAGGGGCCTAAAAGAGATGCAGTTTTATTAAATAGTGCAGCTGCTTTAATGGTTGATGGTAAAGTAAATTCTATTGAAGAAGGAATTAAACTTTCAAAAGAAGCAATTGATAGTGGTAAAGCTATAAAACATCTTGAAAAAATTATTGAAGTTTCAAATAAATTAGGAAAATAA
- a CDS encoding pyridoxal phosphate-dependent aminotransferase, translating into MKPFIVMDIVSKAKTIDDVIHLEIGEPDTLPSPKVKKASIKAIEENKFFYTESKGLKNLREKIAKHYKIFYDVEVNPNNIIITTGTSTAFLIAFYFAKKIATPTPNYPCYENFAELEHKEFVKIPTSFPDYQINIEKLKEIKFDTLMISFPNNPTGTVIDKENLKKICEFCKINNKLLISDELYHGLVYEKEYTTALKYNKNAIIINGFSKFFSMPGFRMGWIILPDNLVREAEIIAQNILISAPTISQYAAIEAFDYGHLQNIQKIFKKRRNFLYNELKDIFEIAKPDGAFYLWCNISKYSENALSFCDDLLIKAKVATTPGIDFGDYKKFIRIAYTKDITILNEAVKRIKKFIKNI; encoded by the coding sequence ATGAAACCGTTTATTGTAATGGATATTGTATCAAAAGCTAAAACAATTGATGATGTTATTCATCTTGAAATTGGAGAACCTGATACACTACCTTCACCAAAGGTTAAAAAAGCTTCTATAAAAGCTATTGAAGAAAACAAATTTTTTTACACTGAAAGTAAAGGATTAAAAAATTTAAGAGAAAAAATAGCAAAACATTATAAAATTTTTTATGATGTTGAAGTTAATCCTAATAATATTATCATTACAACTGGTACTTCAACTGCGTTTTTAATTGCCTTTTATTTTGCTAAAAAAATTGCAACCCCTACTCCTAATTATCCTTGTTATGAAAATTTTGCTGAACTTGAACATAAAGAATTTGTAAAAATTCCAACTTCTTTTCCTGATTATCAAATAAATATAGAAAAACTAAAAGAAATTAAATTTGATACATTAATGATTTCATTTCCAAATAATCCAACAGGAACTGTTATTGATAAAGAAAATCTTAAAAAAATTTGTGAATTTTGTAAAATAAATAATAAATTGTTAATAAGCGATGAACTTTATCATGGTCTTGTTTATGAAAAAGAATATACTACTGCATTAAAATATAATAAAAATGCAATTATTATAAATGGATTTAGCAAGTTTTTTTCAATGCCTGGTTTTAGAATGGGATGGATAATACTTCCTGATAATTTAGTAAGAGAAGCTGAAATTATAGCCCAAAATATTTTAATTTCAGCCCCAACTATTTCCCAATATGCAGCAATTGAAGCATTTGATTATGGACATCTTCAAAATATCCAAAAAATATTTAAAAAAAGAAGAAATTTTCTTTATAATGAATTAAAAGATATTTTTGAAATTGCAAAACCTGATGGTGCTTTTTATTTATGGTGTAATATTTCTAAATATTCAGAAAATGCATTAAGTTTTTGTGATGACTTACTTATAAAAGCAAAAGTTGCAACAACTCCCGGTATCGATTTTGGAGATTATAAAAAATTTATAAGAATCGCTTATACAAAAGATATCACAATTTTAAATGAAGCGGTAAAAAGAATCAAAAAGTTTATTAAAAACATATGA
- a CDS encoding LysE family translocator, which yields MEYLTLAFVGFVAALTPGPDIFYVIRNGLCKGKKAAFLAVAGILSGNIVYLTLVGLGLGVIGHNIYFQLIVGLLGGLYLLKISYLIFNEKVMINKSCDNLKNFQIYKEALFLNLSNPKAMIFFAVIVTPFMSKNIMLSLLVLFSGISTAFILAALISSKIELEKKIMNIINKISSIVFFIFAIKLFLISYESLMKIIN from the coding sequence ATGGAGTATTTGACATTAGCTTTTGTGGGATTTGTAGCTGCTCTAACTCCTGGACCTGATATTTTTTATGTTATTAGAAATGGTCTTTGTAAAGGAAAAAAAGCAGCTTTTTTAGCAGTTGCAGGAATTCTTAGTGGGAATATTGTTTATTTGACACTTGTTGGACTTGGACTTGGAGTAATAGGACATAATATTTATTTTCAATTAATAGTAGGTTTACTTGGAGGACTTTATTTGTTAAAGATTTCTTATTTAATTTTTAATGAAAAAGTAATGATTAATAAATCTTGTGATAATTTAAAAAATTTTCAGATATATAAAGAAGCGCTTTTTTTAAATTTGAGTAATCCAAAAGCTATGATATTTTTTGCTGTTATTGTCACTCCTTTTATGAGTAAAAATATTATGTTAAGTTTATTAGTACTTTTCTCAGGAATTTCAACAGCATTTATATTAGCAGCATTAATTAGCTCAAAAATAGAACTTGAAAAAAAGATTATGAATATAATAAATAAAATTTCAAGTATTGTTTTCTTTATTTTTGCAATTAAACTTTTTTTAATATCTTATGAATCATTAATGAAAATCATTAATTAA
- a CDS encoding HIT family protein: protein MDRLYAPWRRSYHLKKPNGCVFCKIAKSPEFDDENEVFYRDDICFFVMNRFPYNPGHFMIIPNRHIANYEDLTDEEASHIAILAKKGTKILKYFGADGINMGWNIGFDAGAGIPEHIHFHLVPRFKRDTNMMTTIFNTRVYSADFRKVFEEIREISKRYL, encoded by the coding sequence ATGGATAGATTATATGCACCTTGGAGAAGAAGCTATCATCTAAAAAAACCTAATGGATGTGTTTTTTGCAAAATTGCAAAATCACCTGAATTTGACGATGAAAATGAAGTATTTTATAGAGATGATATTTGTTTTTTTGTAATGAATAGATTTCCATATAATCCAGGACATTTTATGATAATTCCAAATAGACATATAGCTAATTATGAAGATTTAACTGATGAAGAAGCTTCTCATATAGCAATACTTGCAAAGAAGGGAACTAAAATTCTTAAATATTTTGGAGCAGATGGTATAAATATGGGATGGAATATTGGTTTTGATGCGGGGGCAGGAATACCTGAGCACATTCATTTTCATTTAGTACCAAGATTTAAAAGAGATACCAATATGATGACGACTATTTTTAATACAAGAGTTTATAGCGCTGATTTTAGAAAAGTGTTTGAAGAGATAAGAGAAATTAGTAAGAGGTATTTATGA